The sequence TCTGGGGGCAGTTCCTATTTAAGACGAGTTTGGTTGCGCAGTTTTAATACCCCGACTATTAGTGTAGTGACTATCACGAGCTATTCCCCATTTTTCTGGATGACATTTTTAATAAGAACTATTTTTTAGTGCAATATGGAATACTAGAATGTGAATGCGTGTTTTGTATTTccattgtgttcttttttttagtACTTGCTTTTTTGTGCTTAGCATTTGTCTGACTTTATAGAGTTGAACAGAGACCTTTGATGATGCATTCAAATGGATGAAaataattgatgaatttgaggAGAAACATTTCGCGTTGAAGGCGGAGTATCGGGTGATAGGGGAGTTGATGAATAAGTTGAAAGTAGCTGAAGGAAAGGAGAAATTTCTTCTTGAGGTGAAGTTTGTTGAAAATAACCATTTGCATAAGTCaaagattattattcaaagatcatgaataataattcaacgataaaatctttagcttttgattttaagagattgtatttgattttaagagattgtaGTTTGACATTTGATTCACCCTTACACTATAAAAGGGTGCATTGTAATCTAAAGAAATATCAGAGACATTATcaattctctctacattttCTATCATGTTGTTCTTTCTCAACCTAGCTTCTCTCGATTACCATATTTaagatggtatcagagcaggttaaCCACCAAAAGAACCCTACAAATTTACTACACACCAAACcaacgcaaaaaaaaaaaaaaaaaaaaaaaaaattctgcaAGTTACTGTTCGAGGTGACGTGGCAGTTACTGTTCGAGGTGGCGTGGCAGTTACTGTTCAAGGTGACGTGTCCGTTACTGTTCAAATTACTGTGACGTGGCAGTACTGTTCAAATTACTGTTCAAGTTACTGTTCAGCACTGTCTCGGCTTTTTTCCTCCCCTACAAATTTGCTCAACATCAAACCAAACCATGTCAGAACAAGAAACTTCAGACACAGAAAAAACTAGCCACACCCCACCAAATTTCCCGATGGAATTTGCTGCACAATTTGCAGAATTCCTCAAACAAAGCCTCAGAATTCCAGATTCATCGGCCCATAAACCACCAAACCACGACCAACTTGaatcttttggagagatttcCATCAAGGCGAAACTCAATGGGGAGAATTACCCATTATGGGTTAACCTCATGAAACGGGCAATTGCGGGAAAAGGTTTGACATCTCACATTAATGGAGTTTCAAAACCACCCGCAATTGACGATCCCAGCTACACGAGATGGGAGCAACGGGATAACTGCGTTTTCAATTGGGTGATCAACAATATCGAAACCGGACTTGTGAATGAGGTATCACAGTACGCAACCGCCGCTGATCTATGGGAAGGATTGGCGATCACTTATGGAAGTGGATCTGATCCATTCCAAATCTATGATCTGCACCGACAAGCCATGACAATCAAACAAGAATCTATGACACTAGAAGGGTTGTGGATCAAAATGCAGGACTTATGGATCTCGATTGATACCAGAGATCCGAGTCCGACAGACATAGAGGGATATCAGAAGAGGGAGGAGCGCCATCGCCTCTATCAATTTCTAAGTGCATTGGATGACAAATATGCTAATATCAAGAGGGAGATTATGGACAAGGATCCATTACCAACTGTTCGAAGAGCCTACGGACTGGTACGAAGGCAGGCCACAAACGAGGATATCCTCAAATCCTCTGAATCGCCGACCGTAGGAATCGGGTCCGGACTCGCCGCGGTCAACCACAGCCGACCACCACCGCTCTCCAATCGACCACAGCAAGGAAATCAAACCTGGAACAACAGGAAAGGGGAAATCGACAAGAGCAAACTCGTTTGCACACACTGTGGAGGTAAAAAAACATACCAAGGAGGGATGTTTCTTACTCATCGGATTTCCCGAATGGTGGGACGAAATGAAGAAATCAAGAGCTGCGTCCAAAAATCGGAATCAACCGTGGAGTCCGAATGGACAAGCGACGGTGACGGTCAGCGGCACAAGACCGACGTCAATCGTGTCTGCTGCAACGACTGGCGGGGCGTGGTCAGGCGGTGATACACGAGCCGCCAACGCCGGAACTCCGGCAGGCAACGTCGGACCACCACCGCCACAGACGCGCATTAACGAGGAGAGAGGAGGTGCCCTGGCGGCTAGGGTTCACGAAGGGGAAGGTAATGAGGGGTTATACCTTTTAAACCCCTCACTCATTCACAGCTCTTATTTTGTTCAGGCCTTAGCATTATCTTCCTCTAATTCTGGAACACCAGATAAAGACTACcattggatttttgattgtggagccACAGATACTATGTCCTTTGATGCCTCGGATTTTATAGAAATTTTTCCTACCcagaaaaaatatgttaaaactgCTAGTGGAAATTTAGCATATGTAGAAGGAGCTGGAACTATTAAATTATCCTCTGAATTATGTCTTCCAAACTGCTTATATATCCCGTCTTTATCCCACAAATTGGTGTCTGTTAGCCACGTAATGAGAGAATTACACTGTAACTTACTAATGCAGCCTGGCTTCTGCATTTTACAGGATACGAGGACGGGGAAGATAGTTGGGCGTGGCACTGAATATCGAGGACTCTACTATGTGGATAGGATGGCTCAACAGGGTGCTGCGATGCTAACTCGAGGACTGGCAGAGGAACAGACTTGGCTTTGGCATAGGCGGTTAGGACATCCATCCATAGGATATTTACGGTTAATTTATCCAAACCTTATTACTTCACACCCTTTGAACTGTGAGACATGTTTTCTGGCTAAGAGCCATCGTCACTCTTTTAAACTTAATAATACGCGTGTGAAGTCAGTTTTCTCTTTACTTCactctgatgtttggggtccagcTCCGGTTACTAGTGATAATGGGTTTAGATATTTTTTGCTATTTGTTGACGATTGTTCTAGAATGACATGggtatatttcttaaaatccaaaagtgaagtttttgaaaagttCACCCACTTCTATAATCTAGTACAAACACAATAcaagaaaaatattcaaatccTTAGATCTGATAATGGGGGGGAGTATGTAAATTCCAAGATGCAAAACTTCTTCACTGAAAAAGGCCTTGTCCACCAAACAACATGTCCTTACACACCTGAACAGAATGGGGTAGCTGAACGGAAAAATAGGATCATTTTAGAGATGACTAGAGCCCTTATCATCGACTCCCAAGTCCCTAAATCTTACTGGCCCGAAGCCATAGCTACCTCTGTTTACCTCTTGAATCGACTGCCAACTCATATCCTAAACTTTAAACCACCCCTTGAGTTCCTAGCTACTCACTCTGAAATACCCTCATCCCTCACACTGGAACCCAGAATTTTTGGATGCACCGTTTATGTTCATATCCCTAAACAAAATCGTACAAAGTTCTCACCAAATGCTGTTAAGTGTGTTTTCCTGGGGTATGGCAAAAATCAGAAGGGGTATAGATGTTATGATCCTGTAGCTAATCACCTATACACTACCTTAAACTGTGACTTCGTTGAAACAGAATATTTTTTCCACCAACATGGGAGTCAGGGGGAGAAAAAGGAGATTGTCGACTCCCTAAGTTGGCTCCATATGCCATCCACTGTCCAAACAACCCTTCATTCCCTACCTTCTCATCCGTCTCAAACTAGCTCAGTGTCATTGCCAGGTTCTGTGCCAGACGTTGGTCCAACAGAGAAGGTTAGCACACCCGCCGAGACATCTACAACACAGGTTCAGTTCGAGATGTCCAGCGAGTCGACCCCACTATCAACCCCATCTTCAAATCCTGAGGTAAGTAATCTCAATAGTTCTCAAGTTAATACTAACATTGAGGAACAGAGGGATGAAGACACTGACACAGAAACTGGAAGGGATACGGATGAAGACGATGAACGTACTGAGTTAGCAGGTGCCACAGATCAGTACACATTGCCTCCCCGAAGTACAAGGGGAAAACCACCAAAGCGATACTCTCCAGACTGGCAGGGACGGAAGACTAGGTACTCGATTGCCAACCTTGCCCAAGGACAACTCACAGAGATGGCACGGGCCTTTGAAGCAGCTCTTTATGAAGAGGAGGATGTACCCCAGACAGTAGAAGAGGCAAGGAGATATAAACATTGGAGGGATGCCATGAAGAAGGAAATGGATGCACTAATTAAGAATGGGACATGGGAAAGATGTGTGCTGCCAGAAGGAAAGAGGCCAGTGGGATGCAGATGGGTTTTTTCAATCAAAAGGCGAGCAGATGGTTCAATCGAGAGCAGGGATGGATCCAGAATTTTTGTGTTACGGGggcacaaaataattatatataaaaaatacgttcaaaaaaattactacacGATAATTcaagtctattacaattgaaatCTGCGAGTTTTCATTGACTGAAACATTTGCATGATTGACTCATTATCAACACTATCAAAAATCTCTTTCTCAATATATACAACCAAACTATCATTCATCCACTGATCTCCCATCCGACCGCGTAGACGATTCTTTATGATATTCATTGCAGAAAATACCCTTTCAACTGTAGCAGTGGCAACCGGAAGAATAAGAGCTAGTGTTATAAGCAAATAAAGCAATGGATATACCTCATGCTTTTTCGTCTCAACCATCTTTTGTGCAAGAGCTCCAATACCTTTTAATCTTCCAAACCCATCAGTAGAACGCATATCAAGGATATAAGTTTCAAGCTGATCATCAAGTGCCTCAATCTGAAATGTAGAGAAGTCTTGAGGGTAGAATCTAGCAAGATTAATCAATCTATGCTTATCAAAAGCCGAGAATGAATCATCTGGACATAAACATGCAACAGAAAGTAACAAATCTGTATTTGCCTCACTGAAACGGTCATTTAACTCCATGAGCTGCATATCTATGATAGAAAAGAACACATCAAATCGATAATGATGAAGATTTGTAACTTCAGGAGCTTTACGCCTTGACCTGCATCGAGCTACAAATTTATCACTCATATTTGGAACATCGATGTTTTCTTTGTTACAAAAGGAAGAAACTTGATCATAAAAAGAATCCCATCCTTCATCCCTCATCATTTGTAGTCGTTTCTTGGCTATTTTCACGAGAGCCATGGCATTGACAATATCTTGATCTTTCCTTTGCAATGCCTTTGACAATTCATTTGTAATTCCTAAGTTGGATCTCATCAAATGTAAggtaaaaacaaaatcaaacgaCTGCATCAATCCCAATAAATTGTTTGCCTCACCCTTTTGCTCAGAACTTACCCCGTCTTCCACAATTATCTCAAGAACCTTGATTGTAGAAGAAAACAAAGTGATCAAACTAATCAAAGTATCATAGTGAGAGCTCCATCGTGTATCACCTGGGCGTTTGAGTGTAGTTTCTTGATTTAAACCTCTTCCACTTACAAGATCACCATTGTTGAGGGCACTAAAAATTTTCTCAGCTTCTTTTTGGTGAAGAATGTCACACCTTTTGGAAGAAGCACCAACAAcatttactacactagtaacTGAGAAGAATAGTGCAGAAACTAGAATATGTTTCTTTGCAACAGCTACAAGAGCAAGTTGAAGTTGGTGAGCGAAACAATGAATGTAAAAGGCACATGGATTCTCCTTCAAAATAAGAGCTTTTAAACCATTAAACGCACCCTGCATATTACTAGCTCCATCATAACCTTGACCTCGCAACCTCGAAATACTCAAGTTATATCTAGAAAAGAAACAACAAATTGCTTCTTTTAGTGCAAGAGCAGTAGTGCTAGTAACATGTTCAACACCGACAAACCTTTCAACTATACAACCATCCTTATTCACAAAACGTAGCACAATTGCCATCTGCTCTTTCATTGAAATATCGCGGGATTCATCAACTAGAATAGAAAATAGTGAACCTCCTATCTCTTCCATGATGATATTAATAGTTTTCGTTGCAGCAGCATTCACAATATCCTTTTGAATACTAGGTGCTATCAATTTGAGATTTTCAGGAGCACCATTTATAACATATTTAATATCATCATTGTGATCTGCCAGAAAATTCAAAAGCTCAAGAAAGTTACCCCGATTTGTTGAAGTCTTTGATTCATCATCACCGCGGAATGCAAGTCCCTGACGTAAAAGAAATCGAACACAATTGATGCATTTAACCTCATTCGATAATCTCTTCGATTTTGATCTGTCTGCTTGTCAAATGCATATTGGATATGTTGTTTCTGatttttcaaagcttcacacaTAGCCCAAGCTTTATTGTGAGCACTATTTGGACCTCCGACATGTTCTTTCagtctttccccctttttccaGTTCCTAAACCCTTCACCAACAAAGTCTCCATTTGCTTGTTCTCCAGATTTTGCTTTAAAGAGATAACAACACAGGCAAAATGCAGCATCTTTGGATATACTATACTCCAACCAATTTGCATATTCAGAAAACCAATTAGAATTGAAACGCCTTGATTTTTTCCCGAAGGTTGTAAAAGGAAAATTATGCTTCAATGGTTGACAAGGACCCCTCGATATGTATGCCCTTCGAACTTCATCTCGAATATTTGGATTATATTCCAAAATCTGAATTCTTAATCCCGGATCTGTAGGAAGGTCTTTTGCATCAAAACTGTCCCTACTTGATTTGGCACTATCGTTATTTTTTCCAATAATAAATGGTGGTTCCAATGCTCTTTTATAAAATCTTTCCATGTAAACCTAAATTAAAATCATGTAattcaataaatcaaaattaaaataaaattttcgaaaTAAACAATCATAAATCAGATTAATATATATTACTACAAATTTTCGAAATAAACAATCATACCTGCTGTCTGTTGAGAATTTGAGATAAAATGGGAGCTTCAAGCCTTCAATAGATTAGGAtgaaaagaggagagagagagagagcaattCGTTTGAGGGTTTGGGTGGGATTGGGGATACTataattaaaaaggaaaaagttgAGTGGGGAGGGGGCACGTGTGATATTGGGTTGGGCTTTGGGGAATGAAAACAAGTATAtataacatatacatatataattagtaaaaaaaaaatgttgtgggggcacgtgcccccatagTGATGAACGTGCGTCCGTCTCTGATCGAGAGGTACAAAGCTAGGTTGGTTGCAAAAGGATACACTCAGACCTACGGGATAGACTATGAAGAAACATTCTCACCAGTGGCCAAGATGAACACAGTAAGAACACTTCTCTCAGTAGCAGCATGCAAGGATTGGCCTTTGCATCAGTTGGATGTAACTAATGCCTTCCTACATGGAGAATTGGATGACAATGCAGAGATATATATGGAAGTTCCCCCAGGTTATTCCGAAGAGTTCGATGCAGGTCAAGTGTGCAGGCTAAAGAAGAcactctatggattgaagcaatcgCCCAGAGTATGGTTCGGGAGATTCTGTTTAGCTATGACAAAAAATGGCTATAAACAGAGTAACTCTGATCATACATTATTCGTGAAACGAAGAGAAGGAAAGGTAACATGTTTaatcatttatgttgatgacatgattaTCACAGGAGACGATGTTGAAGAGATAGTAAACCTGAAGAAAAACTTGTTCCTggaatttgaaatgaaagacCTTGGATCTCTGAAGTACTTCCTTGGAATTGAGATTTTAAGGTCGAAAAAGGGAATCTTCCTGAGACAAAGAAAGTATGTCCTTTACTTACTTGCAGAAACTGGGCTACTCGAGTGTAAACCTGCAGAAACACCGATTGTGATAAATCATGGATTAACTATTGTTGAGGGAGCTGACTTAACAGATCAAGGAAAATACCAGCGCCTTGTTGGGAAACTCATCTATCTCTCCCATACACGGCCCGACATCACATATGCAGTTGGAATAGTAAGTCAGTTTATGCACAAACCCCAGAAGGAGCATATGGAGGCAGCTTTGAGAATTGTCCGGTATCTGAAAGGAACCACTGATTATGGGATTTTGCTTGAAAAAAAGGAAGATTTGGAAGTTGACGGGTGTACAGACGCAGATTGGGCCAGTAACCCAAATGATAGGAAATCTACCGCCGGATATTTTACCTTCGTTGGAGGAAATTTGGTCACATGGAGAAGCAAAAAACAGAAAGTAGTGGCCCTATCAAGTGCAGAGGCAGAATTCAGAGGAGTAAAAAGTGGGATAACTGAAATCCTGTGGCTTCGGAGATTGCTCACAGAGATTGGCTTTCCTCCAAGAAGGGGAAGTCGGCTCTTCTGTGACAATAAAGCTGCGATTAGTATATCTGAAAATCTCGTACAACACGACAGGACCAAACACGTGGAGATCGATCGGCATTTCATCAAAGAAAAGCTCGATAGTGGGATCATTGAACTTCCTTTCATACGATCGGATGAACAGTTGGCTGACATATTGACTAAGGCTGTAAACACAAAAGTCTTCAGAGAAGTTCTGGACAAGTTAAGTATCGGAAATGCCATTACTCAACTTGcgggggagtgttgaaaataaCCATTTGCATAAGTCaaagattattattcaaagatcatgaataataattcaacgataaaatctttagcttttgattttaagagattgtatttgattttaagagattgtaGTTTGACATTTGATTCACCCTTACACTATAAAAGGGTGCATTGTAATCTAAAGAAATATCAGAGACATTATcaattctctctacattttCTATCATGTTGTTCTTTCTCAACCTAGCTTCTCTCGATTACCATATTTAAGAAAGTTGAATAGGGCACTGAGAATGGCAGAGGCGAGGGATGCCTTTGATCCAAATGATCCAGCCAATTATGGGATCATCGAGCGTGAGGATGATCTTAGCTTAAGGCTATTTACTTTTCTCATTATGCATATGTCTTAATGAAATCCCTACTTAATCATAATCTATAAATCCTACCTATGAATGAGCTGAATCGATAAAGTGTTAGATTTGTATTTAGAGTGTTTTAGGTGATaatgaatatatttaattaaatttttaaacatAAATTGAATAGAAAATCTTTTAGTTGTTAATTGGTTTGAGgttcttttatataattaagcaattgttgacatatatatatttattttgtatattgttATATTTACTTTATTTCAATAATCACTAAAATataactttatttttatttttatattgtatttttctATGTTTTTAGGTGTTAGAAGAGAAAACGTTAAGAATGTATGGTGCAAAGAATATATTTGCTATAAGATACGAATTACATTATTACATCAATATATAGTGGATATGTATATAAAATTGGAGACAACAAGACTGGATTTTTTTCGTCAAAACCAATCAAGTATGAGAGCATAATTGTGTCTTTAATGGAGAATTAAGAGGGAATGAAGTTGGCAAAAGAATTGTTAtaacaattatatattttcacatgGTGAAACAGACTCCACATACTATATAGGATTAAGCACACAAGTCTATAAAATTCGATCAACGAGGAAATCTCAATATCGGAGCAAATGCAAGCCAAAAAACGCAACCAATGGAAAACATCGATGTTGGAGATATTGAAGAAGAGCCGACTGAAGTGGAGAAAAACAAACATTTAACTGacaaatcaaaaaagaaaattccgtctagaaagaaaaaatctatGATGGAGTTGCAGCCCACAGAATTgcaaaagagaaaaagaaggaTAACCAAGAAAAAGTTTGATGACTACATTGACATTACAAGTGACGATGATTTGCCGCTGAACAACATTTTGTTGCAAActaaaaataagaagaagagaTCCCCAAtcgtcaaaatcaaacaagaaaatatttaaattcgTCTTGCTCCATACTTAGATAATTTAGGAtgtttttcatagttttttttgcatttttatttagaggtatattatgaatattgctttattacttttaaatttattcattaatagttGCATTGGTtccttttttaaattacaattatagtcaaatgaattaatacaaatattcaaaactatataaaaatatctatgaattttatttatatagtaaaaatcaCACGTGTTCAACGTGCATCGCACGTTCTTCATGCTAGTAATTAAAAACAAGTAAAATATAAAGTTATAAGGACAAATCGTGTGTTAAATATTGTGACGTCGGATGAAGTTGAGAGGCAGAGTGGGAAAAAAATCtatgtattttcttttctttggatTTAGGACCAGAGAATTGAGTATTGAACTCCAATTACTTAGGTTACTAAGAAGATGAATAGAatgtgccaaaaaaaaaagatgaatagAAAAGATTtgtgataaattaatttattagttagtaaaataaaaagaaagccaTGATCCGGGGCTTAGAAGAAGGAAGAAAGagattttgaaaattataatcACTCAAATTAGTATTCCCACAATTGAATTCCTCATCACATCAAATTACCGTTTGACTACACGAAAGTTGGGAGTTGCCAAGCTCTGCAGTTCTTGGCTGACATTGAATGACCTAACTCGAACATGAATGGATGGGTCCCCTTGTAATTCCTCTTGTTCCTCCACTATCTTTTTCAAAGACACAGCCATTGATTCACTGCAACTCCACAATCCAATTGATTTGAGTGTTGGTATTTCTCCAATTTCCGAAGGGAACTCCTCCAACGACTCCATGTACCCGAGATAAAGTTGTTCAAGGCGTGGCAAGCAAGAGCCCTCTAACGTCCAACATTCCATATCCCCACACCAAACTAAACTCAAGTATTTGAGGCTGGGGAATTGGCCTTCAACTATTTCCCAACTGCGTGTTGCAAACTGCCCACATATCAGTCGGAGCTTCTCAAGAAGTGGTAATGAACCTATCTTTTCCAGAATTTCCTCCAAATGGAAGAAGTTTCCGCATTGAAGATGCAACTTCTTGAGTGAGTGCGGGAAGCTAATACTCTGCAGATACTCATCACTTCCATCATCAATAAAGCACCTCAAGGTTTCCAGCTTACTCAGACAATGAAGATAGCTTAGGCACTTCACTCTGTCCATtactttatgcttgtatcttATATACAGTTTCTTGATATTGGGAATTCTCTTAACCACT comes from Salvia miltiorrhiza cultivar Shanhuang (shh) chromosome 3, IMPLAD_Smil_shh, whole genome shotgun sequence and encodes:
- the LOC131016960 gene encoding uncharacterized protein LOC131016960, whose product is MAFPILNLSRTSLKTFVFTALVNMSANCSSDRMKGSSMIPLSSFSLMKCRSISTCLVLSCCTRFSDILIAALLSQKSRLPLLGGKPISVSNLRSHRISVIPLFTPLNSASALDRATTFCFLLLHVTKFPPTKIPDNSQSCLHMLLLGFVHKLTYYSNCICDVGPCMGEIDEFPNKALVFSLIC
- the LOC131015795 gene encoding uncharacterized protein LOC131015795, which translates into the protein MERFYKRALEPPFIIGKNNDSAKSSRDSFDAKDLPTDPGLRIQILEYNPNIRDEVRRAYISRGPCQPLKHNFPFTTFGKKSRRFNSNWFSEYANWLEYSISKDAAFCLCCYLFKAKSGEQANGDFVGEGFRNWKKGERLKEHGLAFRGDDESKTSTNRGNFLELLNFLADHNDDIKYVINGAPENLKLIAPSIQKDIVNAAATKTINIIMEEIGGSLFSILVDESRDISMKEQMAIVLRFVNKDGCIVERFVGVEHVTSTTALALKEAICCFFSRYNLSISRLRGQGYDGASNMQGAFNGLKALILKENPCAFYIHCFAHQLQLALVAVAKKHILVSALFFSVTSVVNVVGASSKRCDILHQKEAEKIFSALNNGDLVSGRGLNQETTLKRPGDTRWSSHYDTLISLITLFSSTIKVLEIIVEDGVSSEQKGEANNLLGLMQSFDFVFTLHLMRSNLGITNELSKALQRKDQDIVNAMALVKIAKKRLQMMRDEGWDSFYDQVSSFCNKENIDVPNMSDKFVARCRSRRKAPEVTNLHHYRFDVFFSIIDMQLMELNDRFSEANTDLLLSVACLCPDDSFSAFDKHRLINLARFYPQDFSTFQIEALDDQLETYILDMRSTDGFGRLKGIGALAQKMVETKKHEVYPLLYLLITLALILPVATATVERVFSAMNIIKNRLRGRMGDQWMNDSLVVYIEKEIFDSVDNESIMQMFQSMKTRRFQL